The following are encoded together in the Cyanobacterium aponinum PCC 10605 genome:
- a CDS encoding RAMP superfamily CRISPR-associated protein, producing the protein MLFTMRVTMLSDWHIGLGQSKGDVDAIVQRDRDGLPYIPGKTLTGILRDSCELAALGLDNGNEKGVWSQWVDFLFGTQPALEEGAIESSPQPAIISLRSAHFPDSLKNALSVNTKVKDAIAFIKPGISIDNDTGCAKTDFLRFEEMIRKGAILDAKDCQINYPADISDDDKKRVEALLLAGAKLTERIGGKRRRGAGKCKIEFLKVKNDNYLDYLSQTPSSPPVYQEINPPVTFQYPEIKESDWYILPLEITAKSPLIINSRTVGNVVETLDYIPGKYILRNLHRKLGQWLNISQAISEESLVITNATVSSKNQPSRPVPFCLFADKLKGGLDKGNVYNRLVEDNPKDLQLKGIRGGYVGEVTHNHLPIYRKVAINVYTHNTIEDELQRPSSDVGGVYSYSAIAPKTTFRAEIRLKSDLFNHLSNQKKEWWKNLEGSYSIGQSKKDDYGTIKVTIAQQPQLHQGKIQLDNNNLSVWLLSDLLLRDKRLNPTADLNILKETLEKTLGVTLEEKQKIIRQRRTESWQVRWGLSRPSLVGIQAGSCIVYEVTEGELDINQLSQIQMSGIGERRVEGYGQMCFNDPLLTMELSKLTPSVTEVDTSNDNVNVNLIKNNDSSFEYARIIEREAWREAIQQQALDLASDRQTRKQYLGLEIQGEESKPPMTQLGALRSVVSKLQSQNDKQQVTNWIKALESVPNRKEKWVGDSLKLIRSLINDERKIWEYLHLPKDLNITHNAETELKMQLWAEAIRTFIDAMIRAHKRDWEKTQ; encoded by the coding sequence ATGCTTTTTACGATGAGAGTAACTATGCTGAGTGATTGGCATATTGGTTTGGGGCAGTCGAAAGGTGATGTTGATGCTATCGTGCAAAGGGATAGAGATGGTTTACCTTATATTCCTGGGAAAACTTTGACGGGTATTTTACGGGATAGTTGCGAGTTGGCGGCTTTAGGTTTGGATAATGGCAACGAAAAAGGCGTTTGGAGTCAATGGGTTGATTTTCTCTTTGGCACTCAACCTGCATTAGAAGAAGGAGCGATCGAATCTTCCCCTCAACCTGCTATAATCTCTTTACGCTCCGCTCATTTTCCTGATAGTCTTAAAAATGCCCTTAGTGTCAATACAAAAGTTAAAGATGCGATCGCATTTATTAAACCGGGTATAAGCATAGACAACGACACAGGATGTGCCAAAACAGACTTTTTAAGATTCGAGGAGATGATAAGAAAAGGGGCAATTTTAGACGCAAAAGACTGTCAAATTAACTATCCTGCGGATATAAGTGACGATGACAAAAAGAGAGTCGAAGCATTATTATTAGCAGGAGCAAAATTAACGGAGAGAATCGGCGGGAAAAGACGTAGAGGTGCAGGAAAATGTAAAATTGAGTTTCTAAAAGTAAAAAATGATAATTATTTAGACTATTTAAGTCAAACTCCTTCTTCTCCTCCAGTTTATCAAGAAATAAATCCCCCCGTTACTTTTCAATATCCAGAGATAAAAGAGTCAGACTGGTATATTTTACCGTTGGAAATTACCGCTAAATCCCCTCTTATTATCAATAGTCGCACTGTCGGTAACGTGGTGGAAACCCTCGACTATATCCCCGGTAAATATATTTTAAGAAACTTGCATCGTAAACTAGGGCAATGGTTAAACATTTCTCAAGCTATTAGTGAGGAGAGTTTAGTGATTACTAATGCCACCGTCAGCAGTAAGAATCAACCCAGTCGCCCTGTGCCTTTTTGTCTTTTTGCAGATAAACTCAAAGGAGGCTTAGATAAAGGAAATGTCTATAATCGTTTAGTTGAAGATAATCCCAAAGATTTACAATTAAAAGGAATTAGAGGCGGTTATGTGGGAGAAGTTACCCATAATCATTTACCTATTTACCGTAAAGTCGCCATTAACGTTTATACTCACAATACCATCGAAGATGAACTTCAACGCCCTAGTAGTGATGTGGGAGGGGTTTATAGTTATTCCGCTATTGCCCCGAAAACCACATTTAGAGCGGAAATTCGTTTAAAATCAGATTTATTCAACCATCTTAGCAACCAGAAAAAAGAATGGTGGAAAAATTTAGAAGGTAGTTATTCCATTGGGCAATCTAAAAAAGATGATTATGGCACGATAAAAGTAACAATAGCTCAACAACCGCAACTTCATCAAGGAAAAATTCAACTCGACAATAACAACCTCAGTGTATGGTTATTATCCGACTTGCTGTTAAGAGATAAAAGACTCAATCCCACTGCCGACTTAAATATTCTCAAAGAAACCCTAGAAAAAACATTAGGAGTCACGCTAGAAGAAAAACAAAAAATTATCCGTCAAAGACGCACAGAATCATGGCAAGTGCGTTGGGGTTTATCCCGCCCATCTTTAGTGGGCATTCAAGCAGGAAGTTGTATCGTTTATGAAGTGACAGAGGGAGAATTAGACATCAATCAACTATCTCAAATCCAAATGTCTGGCATCGGAGAAAGAAGAGTTGAAGGTTATGGGCAAATGTGCTTTAATGATCCTTTATTAACGATGGAATTATCTAAACTAACACCATCAGTCACCGAAGTTGACACTAGCAATGATAATGTTAATGTCAATCTTATTAAAAATAATGATTCGAGTTTTGAATACGCCCGAATTATAGAAAGAGAAGCATGGCGAGAAGCAATCCAACAACAAGCCTTAGATTTAGCTTCCGATAGACAGACAAGAAAACAATATCTAGGTTTAGAGATTCAAGGAGAGGAAAGTAAACCTCCCATGACTCAGCTAGGTGCTTTACGCTCAGTTGTTAGTAAACTACAATCACAAAATGACAAACAGCAAGTGACTAATTGGATTAAAGCCTTAGAATCTGTGCCTAATCGTAAAGAAAAATGGGTAGGAGATAGCTTAAAGCTGATTCGTAGTTTAATCAATGATGAGAGAAAAATCTGGGAATATCTCCATTTACCCAAGGATTTAAACATCACTCATAATGCCGAAACCGAGTTAAAAATGCAACTTTGGGCGGAAGCGATACGCACCTTCATTGATGCGATGATTCGGGCGCATAAACGAGACTGGGAAAAAACCCAATAA
- a CDS encoding Cas10/Cmr2 second palm domain-containing protein — MFLVLIETSGNQNFIFATNKLKENIGASELTYRVGTQWLLEIIGDIVKNPNLKLWQDSDLLRQNLLNSNHNPPIEDDKQSIEIIIAVSGKALLITKDKEIAQDIITQLTTKCLKEAPGINVTGVYVEFDWNKPIQDAVKQVYRKIEIAQSNLFSSEFRFLKLPILSHCDTSGLPASQIEINPENDKIPISQVSFTKRNSANDSLKRMDKLVQKSNFKFPENTNDLEKNFEEKLNWLGIVHADGNGLGQIFFKFEQFIDNDLKSFSEKNRDYINKLRKFSLALDLCTQNAFKEAIKVFKDNGKISINENKTNEILPIIPLVLGGDDLTVVCDGKKALEFTEKFLLTFEEETARNDLEDVGNIINEVSRKALKSDGLSSCAGVAIVKPHFPFSVGYDLAESLLKSAKTVKNNVQNNDNKTVSCSALDFHIVYDSSGVDLELIRGRLELKENENIHTKLYKRPFVVTPSNKLKEATEFSQKWAKFYDWNEFKNKVKLFTKNKRNSQNENDEKKYLPPNQSNKLRSALFRGKESGDAQFQLIYKRYENITIELAESDKSLFQITPINSKENNKKTVYTTSFLDALDATDFL; from the coding sequence ATGTTTTTAGTCCTAATAGAAACATCAGGTAATCAGAATTTCATTTTTGCCACTAATAAATTAAAAGAAAATATTGGGGCGTCAGAATTAACTTATCGAGTCGGTACACAATGGTTATTAGAAATAATAGGTGATATTGTCAAAAATCCTAACCTCAAATTATGGCAGGATAGTGATTTATTAAGACAAAATCTTTTGAATTCTAATCATAATCCCCCCATTGAAGATGACAAGCAATCAATAGAAATTATTATTGCGGTATCGGGAAAGGCTTTATTAATTACAAAAGATAAGGAAATAGCCCAAGATATTATTACTCAACTTACCACAAAATGTTTAAAAGAAGCTCCTGGGATTAACGTGACAGGAGTTTATGTAGAGTTTGATTGGAATAAACCGATTCAAGATGCTGTTAAACAAGTTTACCGTAAAATTGAGATTGCTCAATCTAATCTTTTTTCTTCTGAATTTCGTTTCTTAAAACTACCCATTTTATCTCATTGTGATACTAGCGGTTTACCCGCTTCTCAGATAGAAATTAATCCAGAAAACGATAAAATTCCTATATCTCAGGTGAGTTTTACTAAAAGAAATAGTGCTAATGATTCTCTAAAAAGAATGGATAAATTAGTCCAAAAAAGTAATTTTAAATTCCCTGAAAACACTAATGATTTAGAAAAGAATTTTGAAGAAAAATTAAACTGGTTAGGAATTGTTCACGCAGATGGGAACGGTTTGGGGCAAATATTTTTTAAATTTGAACAGTTTATTGATAATGATTTAAAAAGTTTTTCTGAAAAAAATCGAGACTACATTAATAAATTAAGGAAGTTTTCTTTAGCTTTAGATTTATGTACCCAAAATGCTTTTAAAGAAGCAATTAAGGTATTTAAAGATAACGGAAAAATAAGCATCAATGAAAACAAAACGAATGAAATATTACCAATTATTCCTTTAGTGTTGGGAGGGGATGATTTAACAGTTGTTTGTGATGGGAAAAAAGCCTTAGAATTTACGGAAAAATTTTTGTTAACTTTTGAGGAAGAAACTGCAAGAAATGATTTAGAAGATGTGGGTAATATCATTAATGAAGTCAGTCGAAAAGCACTAAAATCTGATGGTTTATCTTCTTGTGCAGGGGTTGCGATTGTTAAACCTCATTTTCCTTTTTCTGTGGGTTATGATTTAGCTGAATCTTTGTTAAAATCTGCGAAAACTGTTAAAAATAATGTACAAAATAATGATAATAAAACCGTCTCTTGTTCGGCTTTAGATTTTCATATTGTCTATGATTCTAGTGGGGTTGATTTAGAGTTAATTAGAGGGCGTTTGGAGTTAAAAGAAAATGAAAACATTCACACAAAGTTATATAAACGTCCTTTTGTTGTTACTCCTTCCAATAAATTAAAAGAGGCAACAGAATTTAGTCAAAAATGGGCGAAATTTTACGACTGGAATGAATTTAAAAATAAGGTGAAATTATTCACTAAAAATAAGCGAAATTCTCAGAATGAAAATGATGAAAAAAAATATCTGCCTCCTAATCAATCCAATAAATTAAGGAGTGCTTTATTTAGGGGAAAAGAATCAGGGGATGCTCAGTTTCAGTTGATTTATAAGCGCTATGAAAATATTACTATAGAATTAGCAGAAAGTGATAAATCTTTATTTCAAATAACCCCTATTAATTCTAAAGAAAATAACAAAAAGACTGTTTATACTACCAGTTTTTTAGATGCTTTAGATGCTACTGATTTTCTCTAA
- a CDS encoding amylo-alpha-1,6-glucosidase produces the protein MIQVAKNLYGKTFIPISLSEDSELPYAIDFQSQPTLVIKDNDLFLITDQLGNIVAGAKNQKRTVTGLFCHDTRFLSRSELQIAGQSPVLLSSCAESGYQITVNCTNPAIDNLLKRETIGIERKIVLRGGLFEEITLRNYTIHPVEIPITLSFQADFKDLFEVKSDRIRSQRGQSLQALNQSDNSLNFAYEGLDHSLMESLITFNHLKPTKIQGNTVIWNITLQSQASCRIGYALQTKINNKANSSILFPKSLTEGVKIAQREKDSWYQNTTKIRTDSEAVNQVITQAENDIYLLLQSFGQGKILVAGIPWFSTLFGRDSLIAARQTLIFDSQITRNTLLTLAEYQGKNHSDWHDESPGKILHELRLGELARCQEIPHTPYYGTVDATPLWLILYADYYDWSGDRAFAEKLWSNVLRAMDWIDHQRQKTGYIYYLRQAEGGLRNQGWKDSGDCIVNSKGELVEGAIALCEVQGYVYYAKVKLSHIAKILGEEKLAQKWQKEAEELKERFNRDFWLESEQYYALALDENGKPIDSITSNPGHCLSLGIYPPEKANLVAQRLMAEDLYSGWGIRTLSSFSPAYNPMGYHLGSVWHHDTAISALGLRHIGKIDDAMTIAQSLIEMTISQANHRPPELFCGFERKSSQNPVKYPVACFPQAWATGTIFQLLQMMINLLPDMKNNRLLIKNPRLPDFINRLSLENLRIGNNLIDLVLEKIDQQTICRITKQEGDLNIQL, from the coding sequence ATGATACAGGTAGCGAAAAATCTATACGGTAAAACTTTTATTCCCATATCTCTATCCGAAGACTCAGAATTACCCTATGCGATTGATTTTCAAAGTCAACCGACTTTAGTTATTAAGGATAATGACTTGTTTTTGATTACAGATCAACTAGGTAACATCGTTGCAGGGGCTAAGAATCAAAAACGTACCGTTACAGGTTTGTTTTGCCATGATACGAGATTTTTGAGTCGCTCGGAGTTACAAATAGCTGGTCAATCTCCCGTATTGCTGAGTAGTTGTGCGGAGTCGGGCTATCAAATTACGGTTAATTGTACCAATCCCGCCATCGATAATTTATTGAAGCGGGAAACCATCGGTATTGAGCGTAAAATCGTTTTGCGAGGTGGTTTATTTGAAGAAATTACTCTACGCAACTATACGATTCATCCTGTGGAAATACCTATAACTCTGAGTTTCCAAGCAGATTTTAAGGATTTATTTGAAGTTAAAAGCGATCGCATCCGCTCTCAACGGGGACAAAGTTTGCAAGCCCTAAATCAATCGGATAATAGTCTAAACTTTGCCTATGAAGGATTAGATCATTCCTTAATGGAATCTTTAATCACATTTAATCATCTTAAACCTACAAAAATTCAAGGAAATACAGTTATCTGGAATATAACTCTCCAAAGTCAGGCTAGTTGCCGTATTGGTTATGCTTTACAAACTAAGATTAATAATAAGGCTAATTCTAGTATTCTTTTCCCGAAATCATTGACAGAAGGAGTTAAAATTGCCCAAAGGGAAAAAGATAGTTGGTATCAAAATACAACCAAGATTCGTACTGATTCTGAGGCGGTTAATCAAGTCATTACTCAGGCGGAAAATGATATTTATTTATTGTTACAGTCTTTTGGTCAAGGTAAGATTTTAGTGGCAGGAATACCTTGGTTTTCTACTCTATTTGGGCGAGATTCTTTAATTGCCGCCCGACAAACTTTGATATTTGATAGCCAAATTACCCGCAATACCCTATTGACTTTAGCGGAATATCAAGGAAAAAATCATAGTGATTGGCATGATGAGTCTCCGGGTAAAATTTTGCACGAATTGCGTTTAGGAGAGTTAGCCCGTTGTCAGGAAATTCCCCATACTCCTTATTATGGCACGGTGGATGCTACCCCTTTATGGTTAATCCTATATGCGGACTACTATGACTGGAGTGGCGATCGCGCTTTCGCCGAAAAATTATGGTCAAATGTTCTTCGGGCTATGGATTGGATAGATCATCAACGGCAAAAAACAGGGTATATTTATTATTTACGTCAGGCAGAAGGGGGACTTCGTAATCAGGGTTGGAAAGATTCGGGGGATTGTATCGTCAATAGTAAAGGAGAATTAGTAGAAGGTGCGATCGCACTTTGTGAAGTACAAGGATATGTTTATTATGCCAAAGTAAAACTAAGTCATATAGCGAAGATATTAGGAGAAGAAAAATTAGCCCAAAAATGGCAAAAAGAAGCAGAAGAGCTAAAAGAGCGGTTTAATCGTGATTTTTGGTTAGAATCAGAACAATACTATGCCCTTGCCTTAGATGAAAATGGTAAACCCATTGATAGTATTACCTCCAACCCGGGCCATTGTCTTTCTTTAGGTATTTACCCCCCAGAAAAAGCTAATTTAGTGGCTCAACGTTTGATGGCAGAAGACTTATACAGTGGTTGGGGTATTCGTACCTTAAGCAGTTTTTCCCCCGCTTATAATCCCATGGGTTATCACTTAGGTTCAGTATGGCATCATGATACAGCTATCAGTGCATTAGGTTTACGTCATATTGGCAAAATAGACGATGCAATGACTATCGCTCAAAGTTTAATTGAAATGACCATTTCTCAAGCAAATCATCGACCTCCCGAATTATTTTGCGGTTTTGAACGAAAATCCTCCCAAAATCCCGTTAAATATCCTGTAGCTTGTTTTCCTCAAGCATGGGCAACAGGAACAATTTTTCAGTTACTACAAATGATGATTAATTTACTTCCCGATATGAAAAATAATCGTTTACTGATCAAAAATCCCCGTTTACCAGACTTTATTAACCGTTTATCCCTAGAAAATTTGAGAATAGGAAATAATCTGATTGATTTAGTTTTAGAAAAAATAGACCAACAAACCATTTGTCGAATTACCAAACAAGAGGGAGACTTAAACATTCAACTATAA
- a CDS encoding glycosyltransferase family 4 protein, with protein MKIAQVAPLWESVPPNRYGGIELVVALLTDELVRRGHDVTLFASGDSQTLAKLESVYPRAIRTDKQVKDYNAYLTLQLQKVYSRANEFDLIHSHVDYHALPYANFVKTPTIHTLHGEFTQENKLLFSQSKHQNYVSISQSQREPLPDLNYVGNVYNGIDVNSYQFFPQPDDEPYLAFLGRVSPQKGPHLAIQIAKKTGWKLKMACKVDPVDQEFFETQVLPHVDGQQIQLLGEVDSKEKNKLIGGARATLFPITWREPFGLVMAESMASGTPVIAMSLGSAPEVIADGKTGFLCHNIEEMILAVDKISQVNRYDCRNHVLKNFGVSRMVDSYEEVYRQVLAQRFNNINGHLIDSHIDLATVA; from the coding sequence ATGAAGATTGCTCAAGTTGCTCCCTTATGGGAATCAGTCCCCCCTAATCGTTATGGTGGCATTGAATTAGTAGTTGCTTTATTGACTGATGAATTAGTCCGTCGTGGTCATGATGTAACTCTTTTTGCTTCTGGTGACTCCCAAACTTTGGCTAAGTTAGAGTCTGTTTATCCTCGAGCTATTCGTACTGACAAACAAGTTAAAGACTATAACGCTTATTTAACCCTACAATTACAAAAAGTATATAGTCGTGCCAATGAATTTGATTTGATTCATAGTCATGTTGACTATCATGCCTTACCCTATGCTAACTTTGTCAAAACCCCCACAATTCACACTCTACACGGAGAATTTACACAGGAAAATAAACTATTATTTAGTCAATCAAAACATCAAAATTATGTAAGTATTTCTCAGTCTCAAAGAGAACCTTTGCCCGATCTTAACTATGTGGGAAATGTTTATAATGGCATTGATGTTAATAGCTATCAATTTTTCCCCCAACCTGATGATGAACCTTATTTAGCTTTCCTAGGGCGGGTTTCACCCCAAAAAGGACCTCATTTAGCCATCCAAATTGCCAAAAAAACAGGCTGGAAACTGAAAATGGCTTGCAAAGTTGATCCTGTAGATCAAGAATTTTTTGAGACCCAAGTATTACCCCATGTGGATGGTCAACAAATTCAATTACTAGGTGAAGTTGACAGTAAGGAGAAAAATAAATTAATTGGCGGTGCAAGAGCAACCCTATTTCCTATTACGTGGCGTGAACCCTTTGGCTTAGTGATGGCAGAATCCATGGCTAGTGGTACTCCTGTAATTGCTATGAGTCTGGGGTCAGCTCCAGAAGTAATTGCCGATGGAAAAACCGGCTTTTTATGTCACAACATTGAAGAAATGATCCTAGCGGTGGATAAAATATCTCAAGTCAATCGTTATGATTGCCGTAATCATGTACTGAAAAACTTTGGAGTATCTCGCATGGTTGATAGTTATGAAGAAGTTTACCGTCAAGTTTTAGCTCAACGTTTTAATAATATTAATGGACATTTAATTGATAGCCATATCGACTTAGCCACCGTTGCTTAA
- the gcvT gene encoding glycine cleavage system aminomethyltransferase GcvT, translating to MTQSSKLLRTPLYSLSHECKAKFTDFAGWEMALQYSGLKKEHQAVRESVGMFDISHMGKFFLEGKQLREKFTYLVPTDLKNLEAGKAQYTVLLNHHGGIIDDIIFYYQGTNELEIESAILIVNAATKNKDWQWLTKNLTAKNVTLTDKSSELALIALQGKNGFKILNHLINEDLSQFPSFSHLYTTLYEEPVFIARTGYTGEDGFEIMTTPNVAQKLWYYFLDNGVIPCGLGARDTLRLEAAMCLYGQDMNEEITPIEAGLGWLINLDHDFIGKDVIAQQKQEGVKKKLVALVMEGKYIARHGYPILVNGEVIGEITSGTLSPTLEDAIALGYVSSNYSKIGQKLEIEIRGKLYPAKIVKKPFYKRS from the coding sequence GTGACACAATCATCTAAACTTCTACGTACCCCTCTATATTCCTTATCCCATGAATGTAAGGCGAAATTTACCGATTTTGCGGGTTGGGAAATGGCTTTGCAATATAGTGGCTTAAAAAAAGAACATCAAGCTGTTAGGGAATCCGTAGGAATGTTTGATATTTCTCACATGGGGAAATTCTTTCTCGAAGGGAAACAATTACGGGAAAAATTCACCTATCTTGTGCCTACAGACTTAAAAAATTTAGAAGCAGGAAAGGCTCAATATACAGTCTTATTAAATCATCATGGAGGCATCATTGATGACATTATTTTTTACTATCAAGGTACAAACGAGCTAGAGATTGAATCTGCCATCTTAATTGTTAATGCCGCTACGAAAAATAAAGATTGGCAATGGTTAACGAAAAATCTCACCGCAAAAAATGTCACACTTACCGATAAATCCTCTGAATTAGCCTTAATTGCTTTACAGGGCAAAAATGGGTTTAAAATCCTCAACCATTTGATTAACGAAGATTTAAGTCAATTTCCTAGCTTTTCTCACTTGTATACCACCCTCTATGAAGAACCTGTTTTTATTGCTCGAACAGGATATACGGGAGAAGATGGTTTTGAGATTATGACAACTCCTAATGTAGCACAGAAATTGTGGTATTATTTCCTTGATAATGGTGTTATTCCTTGCGGTTTAGGGGCTAGGGATACTCTTCGTTTAGAGGCGGCTATGTGTCTTTATGGTCAAGATATGAATGAAGAAATTACCCCTATAGAAGCAGGTTTAGGATGGTTAATCAATTTGGATCATGACTTTATTGGCAAAGATGTTATTGCACAACAGAAACAAGAAGGGGTTAAGAAAAAGTTAGTTGCTTTAGTGATGGAAGGTAAATATATCGCCCGTCATGGTTATCCCATTTTGGTGAATGGAGAAGTAATAGGAGAAATTACCAGTGGAACTCTATCCCCTACCTTAGAAGATGCGATCGCGCTTGGTTATGTATCTTCCAATTACAGTAAAATAGGGCAAAAATTAGAAATTGAAATTAGGGGGAAACTTTATCCTGCGAAGATAGTAAAAAAACCTTTTTATAAAAGAAGTTAA
- a CDS encoding anti-sigma factor family protein has protein sequence MMTNHSYPPDKCTFELLSAYLDGEVTAQQREEVQDLLANDPEIQSLYRRLLYLRDEFQNLPTPQPEYSPQELSSTVFAKVDQENRRCKTYVWGGGAIAAVILATLGGILNGNRTLLLQMANRDSQLNSDENLVIALNEPVIALPANTEESLMIPLDQSLMDIIENK, from the coding sequence ATGATGACTAATCACTCTTATCCCCCCGACAAATGTACTTTCGAGCTTTTAAGTGCCTATTTAGATGGAGAAGTTACAGCTCAACAAAGAGAAGAAGTACAAGATTTATTAGCAAATGATCCTGAAATACAATCTCTATATCGTCGATTACTTTATTTGAGAGACGAGTTTCAAAATTTACCTACTCCCCAGCCTGAATATAGCCCTCAAGAATTATCATCTACCGTATTTGCCAAGGTTGATCAAGAAAATAGAAGATGTAAAACCTATGTTTGGGGTGGAGGTGCGATCGCAGCCGTGATTTTGGCTACTCTTGGAGGTATTCTCAATGGTAATAGGACTCTCTTACTACAAATGGCAAACAGAGACTCTCAACTCAATTCAGATGAAAACTTAGTCATTGCCTTAAATGAACCTGTTATAGCCCTTCCCGCCAACACAGAAGAGTCTTTGATGATACCTTTAGATCAATCTCTTATGGATATTATTGAGAATAAATAA
- a CDS encoding sigma-70 family RNA polymerase sigma factor, protein MVLSISLSWSNLSIPFPQQRVKIEQLSNTDLILRCQEGKQPDRVAFAELLRRYQGYVDKILYNLAPDWQDRGDLAQEIWIKVYRKINTLQDPTKFKGWLGRITTNLFYDQLRKKKRFATPISLDASITTDDDEFSWELPSDLPLPEENLTTVEFYAQLRDAIASLPDTFRTTIVLREIQGLSYEEIAEITQVSLGTVKSRIARARNRLQLLLKPYLDNQV, encoded by the coding sequence ATGGTTTTATCTATATCCCTATCTTGGTCTAATTTATCGATTCCATTTCCACAACAAAGAGTGAAAATAGAGCAATTATCAAATACTGATTTAATTTTGCGTTGTCAGGAGGGTAAACAGCCTGATAGGGTGGCCTTTGCGGAATTATTGCGCCGCTATCAGGGCTATGTGGATAAAATCCTTTATAATTTAGCTCCTGATTGGCAAGATAGAGGGGATTTGGCTCAGGAAATCTGGATTAAGGTTTATCGTAAAATTAATACTTTACAAGATCCTACTAAATTTAAGGGGTGGTTAGGCAGAATTACAACGAACTTATTTTATGATCAGTTACGTAAGAAAAAGCGTTTTGCTACTCCTATTTCTCTTGATGCCTCTATTACTACCGATGATGATGAATTCTCTTGGGAATTGCCCTCGGATTTGCCTTTACCTGAAGAGAATCTCACCACCGTGGAATTTTACGCTCAATTAAGAGATGCGATCGCATCTTTACCAGATACTTTTAGAACAACCATTGTGTTGAGAGAGATACAGGGCTTAAGTTATGAAGAGATAGCAGAAATTACCCAAGTTTCTCTGGGTACGGTAAAATCGAGAATAGCAAGAGCTAGAAATAGACTGCAATTACTCCTAAAACCCTATTTAGACAATCAAGTATAA